One window from the genome of Maylandia zebra isolate NMK-2024a linkage group LG18, Mzebra_GT3a, whole genome shotgun sequence encodes:
- the LOC101487311 gene encoding zona pellucida sperm-binding protein 3 translates to MASLWYCVAVLGLVARGSVNADMKLDCKGGFVTLVWTDGRSQMDTSLLRLGSCFPTSLTDREAVFTVDFNDCNFRRLVTGKRLIYANDLTYITPPNSVIPSYIDLIVCEFERPRDWYPLVYEPVFSTYGLEELVFHIGLMNANFSGPAESTRFPLGSIIAIMASVEQQTHQPLLLLIDECVAATTPELQPESSLYPLITNKGCLVDSKKSRSKFEPRQKTSEIRLSLQAFKFAVGGEVFIHCSLVAWDPNGLGNTKKACHYIKDYGWELLDDPSHSSLCDCCESSCKGRKTRDLVTGKHGAVQNVVLGPLTITD, encoded by the exons ATGGCCTCCCTTTGGTATTGTGTAGCTGTTTTGGGCCTGGTGGCAAGAGGTTCAGTAAATGCAG ACATGAAACTGGATTGTAAAGGTGGTTTTGTGACACTGGTGTGGACAGACGGTAGATCTCAGATGGACACTTCACTGCTCCGTCTGGGCAGCTGCTTTCCCACAAGCCTCACAGACAGGGAAGCTGTTTTCACTGTGGACTTCAATGACTGTAACTTCAGGAGGCTT GTTACTGGCAAACGACTAATCTACGCCAATGACCTGACGTACATTACCCCACCTAATTCTGTCATCCCTTCGTACATTGACTTGATTGTCTGTGAATTTGAGAG GCCCAGAGATTGGTACCCCCTGGTTTATGAGCCAGTGTTTAGTACCTATGGTTTAGAAGAACTAGTATTTCATATTGGACTCATGAATG CTAACTTTTCAGGCCCTGCTGAATCTACAAGATTCCCTCTGGGCTCAATCATCGCCATCATGGCTAGCGTGGAGCAGCAGACCCATCAGCCATTGCTGCTACTCATTGATGAATGTGTCGCTGCCACCACACCTGAGTTGCAGCCTGAAAGTTCTCTATACCCATTAATCACCAACAAGGG ATGTCTTGTCGACAGTAAGAAATCGCGCTCAAAATTTGAACCCAGGCAAAAGACTTCAGAGATCCGGCTATCCCTTCAAGCCTTCAAGTTTGCTGTGGGAGGAGAG GTGTTTATTCATTGCAGCCTTGTGGCTTGGGATCCCAACGGACTTGGCAATACTAAGAAGGCCTGCCACTACATCAAAGATTATGG TTGGGAGTTGCTTGACGACCCTTCACACAGCAGTCTATGTGACTGCTGTGAGTCCAGCTGCAAGGGCAGAAAGACGAGGGATCTAGTGACAG GGAAGCATGGTGCAGTACAAAACGTAGTCCTTGGTCCACTCACTATCACAGATTAG
- the LOC101487600 gene encoding E3 ubiquitin-protein ligase RNF212B isoform X3, which produces MVWFHCNQCFKRRGSTFAASSCGHIFCEACVKSNPCTVCGASCSYLAINEIVIFQQMQMERVMAQFKHKSAELERRLKEVTEQSYRQLSDLQRENADLKKQLLEVKKETMEFKKPLSQWRLSPGQFQTEGTQRMSLPVAVTSPVTPRSRTMSHIGSAESQRWNMHRGPSLSLNSPGSAASVSSHSSLHEYRTPTSLSTPTRTQTPGLLQFISGLSVQSPRH; this is translated from the exons atggtCTGGTTCCACTGTAACCAGTGCTTCAAAAGAAGAGGATCCACGTTTGCCGCGTCCAGCTGTGGCCACATTTTCTGTGAAGCATGCGTTAAATCAA ATCCGTGCACTGTATGTGGGGCCAGCTGCAGCTATCTGGCTATCAATGAG ATTGTCATCTTTCAGCAGATGCAGATGGAGAGAGTCATGGCACAATTCAAGCACAAGTCTGCTGAATTGGAAAGACGCCTTAAAGAAGTCACCGAGCAGAGTTACAG GCAACTCTCAGACCTGCAAAGAGAGAATGCTGACTTAAAAAAGCAGCTTTTAGAGGTGAAGAAAGAAACTATGGAATTTAAAAAGCCACTTTCACAATGGAGG CTCTCTCCAGGACAATTTCAAACTGAAGG aactcagaggatgtccctcCCTGTGGCTGTCACCTCCCCAG ttaCGCCTCGTTCAAGAACCATGAG TCATATAGGCTCAGCAGAGTCCCAGAGGTGGAACATGCACAGAGGTCCTAGTCTCTCCCTCAAT AGTCCTGGATCAGCTGCTTCAGTTTCCAGCCATAGTTCTCTTCATGAATACA gaaCACCTACATCATTAAGCACACCTACCAG AACCCAGACTCCTGGTCTTTTACAGTTCATAAGTGGATTATCAGTTCAGTCACCTAGGCACTGA
- the homeza gene encoding homeobox and leucine zipper encoding a: MATYTEHNGRHGLPLDMKEMLEEKVKTECEENLESKCSSKDLRDSPCSAESNTSGVASFTTNHNSVVCLPLVSEGLKLVWTQSDQTRELDTIPELVKAFNLFPYPSSREVSALARVCALPLDKVKVWFMVQRIKYGISWSSEEIEETRRKLAVPELCDDSIETNEEDKMKNNTSYEELIIEDKDSEEEESALSNYPPQTNGPKCESLDSYKPAKSSTPCFSSTLPPPQDSYFYHPPADTPAADVSFDLSDSSPRQHRHGRYKKSKAQLAALRKSFLRENWPAEAELRRLQEETGLSRNDIRKWFSDSRYQLRVGRGSLAAAQNFSQQAAVGSKHDQQSQPLPLITQKSRQLNGAKGHEPARSNGIRNSHFFQTFLSNSLEAFGERVLEAQGHDVIEDLSGEGDTFKDEEQCDERPLQLTKTCKIEPDVPLEPLSISKYSPYSSPSDSPPLSVSPNKPFSNKITTSKKLGQSAKTSPSTSTSPALTPAGRPRKTKEQLDVLKQHFLRCQWPKSEDYTELVKLTGLPRADVIQWFGDTRYAVKNGQLRWVKGVRDQFLAELASQQSSCGLTNGSGTSSRPGGSRKRKSQANGRSADSPDIQPLVNYYLSNGTLHEKDLDSLCKKSRMSYQQVRDWFAAQDVGETEQESIVVT; this comes from the coding sequence ATGGCTACATACACTGAACATAACGGCAGACATGGACTACCTTTGGACATGAAGGAGATGCTAGAAGAAAAAGTAAAGACAGAATGTGAAGAAAACCTTGAATCCAAATGCTCATCCAAGGATTTGCGTGACTCTCCCTGCTCAGCTGAAAGCAACACAAGTGGGGTGGCTAGTTTCACCACCAACCACAACTCTGTTGTGTGCCTGCCTCTAGTGTCAGAGGGACTGAAACTGGTATGGACACAGTCTGATCAGACCCGTGAACTCGACACCATCCCAGAGCTGGTCAAAGCCTTCAACTTATTTCCCTACCCGTCGTCTCGGGAGGTTAGCGCTCTAGCCCGGGTCTGTGCCTTGCCACTGGACAAAGTTAAAGTGTGGTTTATGGTGCAGAGAATTAAATATGGAATTAGCTGGTCCTCGGAAGAAATTGAGGAGACACGGCGAAAGCTGGCAGTGCCGGAGCTTTGTGATGACTCAATTGAAACAAATGAGgaagacaaaatgaaaaacaacacaagtTATGAGGAATTGATAATTGAAGACAAGGATAGTGAAGAAGAGGAGAGTGCTCTTTCTAACTACCCACCTCAGACAAACGGCCCAAAGTGTGAGTCACTAGATTCATACAAGCCAGCCAAATCCAGCACACCGTGTTTCAGCTCAACCCTCCCACCGCCTCAGGATTCGTACTTCTACCACCCACCAGCAGACACGCCAGCAGCCGATGTTTCCTTTGACCTTTCAGACTCTTCTCCACGACAGCACCGCCATGGACGCTACAAAAAGTCTAAAGCTCAGCTTGCTGCCCTTCGCAAAAGTTTTCTAAGAGAGAACTGGCCTGCAGAGGCAGAGCTTAGACGCTTGCAGGAAGAAACGGGGCTGAGCCGTAACGACATTCGTAAATGGTTCAGTGACAGTCGTTACCAGCTGCGCGTCGGTCGAGGAAGCCTGGCAGCAGCCCAGAACTTTTCTCAGCAAGCTGCTGTGGGAAGTAAACATGATCAACAGTCTCAGCCTCTTCCACTTATTACTCAAAAGTCTCGTCAGCTGAATGGGGCGAAAGGCCATGAGCCAGCACGTAGCAATGGGATTAGAAATTCACACTTCTTCCAGACCTTTTTGTCAAATAGCCTGGAGGCATTTGGGGAAAGGGTTCTTGAGGCACAAGGGCACGATGTTATTGAGGATCTTTCAGGGGAAGGAGACACTTTCAAAGATGAGGAACAGTGTGATGAACGACCCTTACAGTTGACAAAGACTTGCAAGATTGAGCCAGATGTTCCCCTGGAACCATTAAGTATATCCAAATACTCTCCTTATTCTTCCCCCTCAGACAGCCCACCATTGTCTGTCTCACCTAACAAAccattttcaaataaaatcaCCACATCAAAGAAGCTAGGCCAGTCAGCCAAAACCAGTCCCTCCACATCTACATCCCCTGCCCTCACTCCTGCTGGGCGACCAAGAAAGACCAAGGAGCAGTTGGATGTGTTAAAGCAGCATTTCTTGCGTTGCCAATGGCCTAAGAGTGAAGACTACACTGAACTTGTTAAGCTTACTGGTTTGCCACGGGCAGATGTTATTCAGTGGTTTGGGGACACACGCTATGCTGTCAAAAATGGCCAGCTGCGCTGGGTAAAGGGGGTCCGTGATCAGTTCTTGGCAGAGCTGGCTTCCCAGCAAAGCAGCTGCGGTTTAACAAACGGAAGTGGAACATCCTCTCGGCCCGGGGGTAGCCGTAAACGAAAATCTCAAGCAAATGGAAGGAGTGCAGATTCCCCAGATATCCAGCCGTTGGTTAACTATTACCTTTCAAATGGCACACTACATGAAAAAGACCTTGATTCTCTATGCAAGAAATCGAGAATGAGCTACCAGCAGGTGCGGGATTGGTTTGCAGCTCAGGACGTTGGGGAAACTGAGCAGGAATCTATTGTTGTTACTTAA
- the LOC101487600 gene encoding E3 ubiquitin-protein ligase RNF212B isoform X2 — protein MVWFHCNQCFKRRGSTFAASSCGHIFCEACVKSNPCTVCGASCSYLAINEMKPQEKMFFNDPVKLIQSRLEHMCQQMQMERVMAQFKHKSAELERRLKEVTEQSYRQLSDLQRENADLKKQLLEVKKETMEFKKPLSQWRLSPGQFQTEGTQRMSLPVAVTSPVTPRSRTMSHIGSAESQRWNMHRGPSLSLNSPGSAASVSSHSSLHEYRTPTSLSTPTRTQTPGLLQFISGLSVQSPRH, from the exons atggtCTGGTTCCACTGTAACCAGTGCTTCAAAAGAAGAGGATCCACGTTTGCCGCGTCCAGCTGTGGCCACATTTTCTGTGAAGCATGCGTTAAATCAA ATCCGTGCACTGTATGTGGGGCCAGCTGCAGCTATCTGGCTATCAATGAG ATGAAGCCGcaggaaaaaatgtttttcaacgACCCAGTGAAGCTCATCCAATCACGGCTAGAGCACATGTGTCAG CAGATGCAGATGGAGAGAGTCATGGCACAATTCAAGCACAAGTCTGCTGAATTGGAAAGACGCCTTAAAGAAGTCACCGAGCAGAGTTACAG GCAACTCTCAGACCTGCAAAGAGAGAATGCTGACTTAAAAAAGCAGCTTTTAGAGGTGAAGAAAGAAACTATGGAATTTAAAAAGCCACTTTCACAATGGAGG CTCTCTCCAGGACAATTTCAAACTGAAGG aactcagaggatgtccctcCCTGTGGCTGTCACCTCCCCAG ttaCGCCTCGTTCAAGAACCATGAG TCATATAGGCTCAGCAGAGTCCCAGAGGTGGAACATGCACAGAGGTCCTAGTCTCTCCCTCAAT AGTCCTGGATCAGCTGCTTCAGTTTCCAGCCATAGTTCTCTTCATGAATACA gaaCACCTACATCATTAAGCACACCTACCAG AACCCAGACTCCTGGTCTTTTACAGTTCATAAGTGGATTATCAGTTCAGTCACCTAGGCACTGA
- the LOC101487600 gene encoding E3 ubiquitin-protein ligase RNF212B isoform X1, with the protein MVWFHCNQCFKRRGSTFAASSCGHIFCEACVKSNPCTVCGASCSYLAINEMKPQEKMFFNDPVKLIQSRLEHMCQIVIFQQMQMERVMAQFKHKSAELERRLKEVTEQSYRQLSDLQRENADLKKQLLEVKKETMEFKKPLSQWRLSPGQFQTEGTQRMSLPVAVTSPVTPRSRTMSHIGSAESQRWNMHRGPSLSLNSPGSAASVSSHSSLHEYRTPTSLSTPTRTQTPGLLQFISGLSVQSPRH; encoded by the exons atggtCTGGTTCCACTGTAACCAGTGCTTCAAAAGAAGAGGATCCACGTTTGCCGCGTCCAGCTGTGGCCACATTTTCTGTGAAGCATGCGTTAAATCAA ATCCGTGCACTGTATGTGGGGCCAGCTGCAGCTATCTGGCTATCAATGAG ATGAAGCCGcaggaaaaaatgtttttcaacgACCCAGTGAAGCTCATCCAATCACGGCTAGAGCACATGTGTCAG ATTGTCATCTTTCAGCAGATGCAGATGGAGAGAGTCATGGCACAATTCAAGCACAAGTCTGCTGAATTGGAAAGACGCCTTAAAGAAGTCACCGAGCAGAGTTACAG GCAACTCTCAGACCTGCAAAGAGAGAATGCTGACTTAAAAAAGCAGCTTTTAGAGGTGAAGAAAGAAACTATGGAATTTAAAAAGCCACTTTCACAATGGAGG CTCTCTCCAGGACAATTTCAAACTGAAGG aactcagaggatgtccctcCCTGTGGCTGTCACCTCCCCAG ttaCGCCTCGTTCAAGAACCATGAG TCATATAGGCTCAGCAGAGTCCCAGAGGTGGAACATGCACAGAGGTCCTAGTCTCTCCCTCAAT AGTCCTGGATCAGCTGCTTCAGTTTCCAGCCATAGTTCTCTTCATGAATACA gaaCACCTACATCATTAAGCACACCTACCAG AACCCAGACTCCTGGTCTTTTACAGTTCATAAGTGGATTATCAGTTCAGTCACCTAGGCACTGA
- the dhrs1 gene encoding dehydrogenase/reductase SDR family member 1, with protein MSLSGWVCVVTGASRGIGRGIALQLSEAGATVYITGRQEKTLKQTAAQVTERGGNCVPVICDSSKETDIQGLFERIRQEHNGRLDILVNNAYSGVQDIFENMGKKFWETEPSIWDSINNAGLRGHYFFSVYAARLMVAQGRGLIVTISSFGGMRYLFNVPYGVGKAACDRLASDMAIELRRRGVASVSLWPGAVKTELVSQLILAKESPSKFKNVFADGETTELSGKCIVNMAKDKNLMSLTGKILMTSDLARRYGIKDVDGRSVADYTSIKYLLSQVPYLSWLSVAVPSFVRVPRFVMTLAFSRF; from the exons ATGTCCCTGTCTGGCTGGGTATGCGTAGTAACTGGTGCCTCCCGGGGCATTGGCAGAGGAATAGCTCTACAGCTGTCTGAAGCAGGAGCCACAGTCTACATCACAGGACGCCAGGAGAAGACTCTGAAGCAAACTGCTGCACAG GTGACGGAAAGGGGTGGGAACTGTGTACCAGTTATCTGCGATTCCTCAAAGGAGACCGACATTCAAGGACTGTTTGAGCGAATTAGACAGGAACATAACGGCAGACTGGATATACTGGTTAATAATGCCTATTCTGGAGTACAG GATATCTTTGAGAACATGGGTAAGAAGTTCTGGGAAACTGAGCCTTCTATTTGGGATTCCATCAACAACGCAGGCCTCAG GGGGCACTATTTTTTCTCAGTTTACGCAGCCCGGTTGATGGTGGCTCAAGGTCGGGGTTTGATAGTGACCATTTCTTCTTTTGGAGGGATGCGGTACCTCTTCAATGTGCCATATGGTGTTGGTAAAGCTGCT TGCGACAGACTGGCATCAGACATGGCTATCGAGCTACGCCGCAGAGGTGTAGCTTCTGTCAGCCTGTGGCCAGGAGCGGTAAAAACAGAACTGGTGTCTCAGTTGATACTGGCGAAAGAGTCACCGTCTAAG TTTAAAAACGTTTTTGCTGATGGAGAAACCACAGAACTGAGCGGGAAGTGCATTGTTAACATGGCAAAAG ATAAAAATCTGATGTCACTGACTGGGAAAATACTCATGACTTCTGATCTGGCAAGACGCTATGGAATAAAAGATGTCGATG GGCGAAGTGTAGCTGATTACACTTCGATTAAATACCTCCTGTCCCAGGTCCCGTACCTGTCCTGGCTGTCGGTTGCCGTGCCCTCATTCGTACGTGTGCCACGCTTCGTGATGACCCTGGCATTCAGCCGGTTCTAA